From a single Nostoc edaphicum CCNP1411 genomic region:
- a CDS encoding Rpn family recombination-promoting nuclease/putative transposase, translated as MKTDSIFYRLFQELPGIFFELIGNPPQTAETYQFSSIEIKQTAFRIDGVFLPTQGEENPIYFVEVQFQTDTEIYSRLFSEISLYLRQNKPKNSWRGVVIYPNRSLDTADIKNYSEFFTSQRISRIYLNELGETALLPVGIATMKLVVDEEETAIIAARQLIDRTQQEINIEPQRRQLLELIETILVYKFPAMSREEIEGMFGLSDLKKTRVYQEGKQEGKQEGKQEGAREEKLRMIPLLLRLGLSFEETAKELGLSLEEIQQEMQKQPPSQDT; from the coding sequence GTGAAAACTGACAGCATTTTTTATCGCCTTTTTCAAGAACTTCCTGGCATCTTTTTTGAATTAATTGGTAATCCACCCCAAACCGCAGAGACTTATCAATTCTCCTCAATTGAAATCAAGCAAACTGCCTTCCGTATAGATGGTGTTTTTCTCCCAACACAAGGAGAAGAAAATCCGATTTACTTTGTTGAAGTCCAGTTTCAAACCGACACAGAAATTTATTCACGCCTATTTTCAGAAATTTCTTTATACTTACGCCAAAATAAACCTAAAAATTCTTGGCGAGGAGTAGTTATTTATCCCAATCGCAGTCTAGATACAGCAGATATCAAGAATTACAGCGAATTTTTCACTAGCCAGCGCATCAGTCGCATTTATCTCAATGAACTAGGTGAAACAGCATTGCTGCCAGTTGGAATTGCTACGATGAAATTAGTCGTTGATGAAGAGGAGACAGCTATTATCGCTGCTAGGCAGTTAATAGACAGAACCCAGCAAGAAATCAACATTGAACCACAACGGCGGCAGTTACTAGAATTGATAGAGACAATTTTGGTTTACAAGTTTCCGGCAATGAGTCGAGAGGAGATTGAAGGTATGTTTGGGTTAAGTGATTTGAAAAAAACACGAGTTTATCAAGAAGGCAAGCAAGAAGGCAAGCAAGAAGGTAAACAAGAAGGAGCGCGTGAAGAAAAGTTGAGAATGATACCTTTGTTGTTGAGATTGGGATTGAGTTTTGAAGAAACAGCGAAAGAGTTAGGTTTGAGTCTAGAAGAGATTCAGCAAGAAATGCAAAAACAACCTCCAAGTCAGGATACGTAA
- a CDS encoding TetR family transcriptional regulator, giving the protein MSSHLLSTRQRLIQAALELFSAHGVSATTTRQIAEKAEVNEVTLFRNFGNKHGLLLAVLEESAAFKDLGESLVRRATPPGNVYQALKDYASDTLHALERVPEFVRSVVGEADQFPAENRRALGRGVTEANRYVAQYLATVIQQGHLNTYLPAEKLASLLNGMILGYAVIEFTSEFHELWDDRDDFLENLVELFLNGAMSSSAELATNCLQGGLSTTEIADLPASLVHEILQQSRKLGTRDYALAYVLFGAGLSATEIISLQRSHQIYDTQGHFLQITIPGFVRQVPVNQWILGKRYGSFTNNPLIKWLKSRKDAQTAMFLNETGTPISQSELETRWQVWSEGLLTPQGQAPALAQAQQTWRVEMLMRGITLENLSILTGCDRSQLQPYVRRAKEKAALEQATHLDHKPG; this is encoded by the coding sequence ATGTCATCTCACCTCCTTTCTACTCGTCAACGCTTGATTCAAGCTGCACTTGAGTTGTTTTCTGCTCACGGAGTCAGCGCCACTACAACCCGCCAAATTGCTGAAAAAGCCGAAGTCAACGAAGTGACTTTATTTCGGAATTTTGGCAATAAGCACGGACTGCTTTTGGCTGTGCTGGAAGAGTCCGCAGCCTTCAAGGATTTAGGTGAGTCGCTGGTGCGGCGAGCAACGCCTCCCGGCAATGTTTACCAAGCTCTTAAGGATTATGCAAGTGACACTTTACATGCACTAGAACGAGTGCCAGAGTTCGTCCGGTCTGTGGTGGGTGAAGCCGACCAATTTCCGGCAGAAAATCGCCGCGCCCTAGGCAGGGGAGTAACAGAAGCAAACCGCTATGTAGCTCAGTATTTAGCTACTGTAATCCAGCAAGGACACCTAAATACTTATTTACCCGCAGAAAAATTAGCCAGTTTGCTGAATGGGATGATCTTGGGATATGCCGTAATTGAGTTCACTAGCGAATTTCACGAACTTTGGGACGATCGCGACGATTTTCTAGAAAATTTGGTGGAGTTGTTTTTAAATGGAGCCATGTCATCTTCCGCAGAATTAGCAACAAACTGCTTACAAGGAGGCTTGAGCACTACAGAAATAGCTGATTTGCCTGCTAGTTTAGTTCACGAAATTCTGCAACAGTCCAGGAAATTGGGAACGCGAGATTATGCTTTAGCTTATGTATTATTTGGGGCTGGGTTATCCGCCACAGAAATAATTAGCTTGCAGCGATCGCACCAAATCTACGATACTCAAGGGCACTTCCTACAAATCACAATTCCCGGATTTGTCCGTCAAGTACCTGTGAATCAGTGGATTTTGGGCAAACGCTACGGCTCTTTTACTAATAATCCTTTAATCAAATGGCTGAAAAGTCGTAAAGATGCTCAAACAGCCATGTTTTTAAATGAAACAGGCACACCCATCTCACAATCAGAGCTTGAGACACGTTGGCAAGTATGGAGTGAGGGATTGTTAACTCCCCAAGGACAAGCGCCAGCTTTAGCTCAGGCGCAACAAACCTGGCGCGTAGAAATGTTAATGCGGGGGATCACCTTGGAAAACCTGAGTATTTTAACAGGTTGCGATCGCTCTCAATTACAACCCTATGTCCGCCGAGCTAAAGAAAAAGCTGCTCTAGAGCAAGCAACCCATTTGGATCATAAGCCGGGGTAG
- a CDS encoding acyl-CoA desaturase translates to MTANFGAIAPERGNSPQLRWINVVFFGVFHALALLSPWFFSWPALGLLVFLHWLFGSIGICLGYHRLLSHKSFQVPKWLEYAIALIGALALQGGPIFWVGGHRQHHAHTEDINLDPYSAQKGFWWSHILWIFYPRPEFFDYDTYKKYAPDLARQPFYCWLDRYFLVLQIPFGLLLYVLGGWPFVFYGVFLRCVLLWHSTWFVNSASHLWGYRTFDADDGARNLWWVSIVTYGEGWHNNHHTYPHMAKSGLYWWEIDVTWWSILVLQTLGLAKKVVSRPPQGATHG, encoded by the coding sequence ATGACCGCAAATTTTGGGGCGATCGCTCCTGAGAGAGGCAACTCACCTCAACTCAGGTGGATAAATGTGGTATTTTTTGGTGTATTTCATGCGTTAGCACTTCTGTCTCCTTGGTTTTTCTCTTGGCCAGCATTAGGTTTGCTAGTGTTTCTCCACTGGTTATTCGGGAGCATTGGTATTTGCTTGGGATATCACCGACTACTGAGCCATAAGAGTTTCCAAGTTCCCAAGTGGTTAGAGTATGCGATCGCCCTCATTGGAGCGTTGGCTTTGCAAGGTGGGCCAATTTTTTGGGTAGGTGGACACCGCCAACACCACGCCCACACAGAAGATATCAATTTAGACCCCTATTCTGCCCAAAAAGGATTTTGGTGGAGCCATATACTATGGATTTTCTACCCACGTCCAGAATTCTTTGACTATGACACCTATAAAAAATATGCCCCTGACTTAGCAAGACAACCTTTTTATTGTTGGCTGGATCGCTACTTCCTGGTGTTGCAAATCCCCTTCGGGCTGCTGCTTTATGTCTTAGGAGGATGGCCTTTTGTGTTCTATGGAGTGTTTCTCAGATGTGTCTTGCTTTGGCACTCAACCTGGTTTGTAAACTCAGCATCACACCTGTGGGGTTATCGCACCTTTGATGCTGATGATGGCGCTCGTAATCTTTGGTGGGTATCCATCGTAACATACGGAGAAGGATGGCACAATAACCATCATACTTATCCCCACATGGCGAAATCTGGGTTGTATTGGTGGGAAATTGATGTTACTTGGTGGAGCATCCTAGTTTTGCAGACTTTGGGTTTAGCCAAAAAAGTTGTCTCACGTCCCCCTCAAGGTGCAACTCACGGCTAA
- a CDS encoding DUF1565 domain-containing protein yields MIHYRVFPKYRRVDVMLAKLKFLKSARLLFFSISVLYFTLSTVAASMAFLSTSLGRAIAQIPSTPDSIPSGEKTPSQVNVLFVNPKVGDDSAGNGSESAPVKTITQALQLANANTVIMLSTGTYSAETGEEFPLMLKPGISIQGNPSNQGKDIIIQGGGDYLSRSFAGQNVTIVGANQALLTGVTVTNSNSRGYGLWIESSNPVVAENTFTGSTQDGISVSGNAAPTITKNYFDRNGANGITISGNSSPQVKENIFHQTGFGINIAQNAAPIVIGNQIQNNRSGIVVQANARPILRNNSIQDNKEDGLVAIAQSMPDLGSASEPGGNQFQNNGRYDINASAAKQVIVAAGNNLVSDRITGKVDIDGTTAIATQNSQPAPNNVLREIPPTGEITFSAPEISETTNGQSSNSISANHPVSTQLNSQMLPLAPVNTSVSTPRSNQQLPTSGVAGFPTPSSLSGRQIPTNTSRVANSSPAQQSDTRQLNYVRIDPNTIEFTAPEYPSNPVAQQSLPILETSAPGASALLPLPSHNIPISNTRNMQTSSASIPYGGNSATQFGIRYRVVVPLATERDQDLVRFLAPDAFPTVWQGQRVMQAGVFNSEYNAKEMLKTLSSKGLRAIVEPLN; encoded by the coding sequence ATGATTCACTATCGTGTGTTTCCTAAGTACCGTAGAGTAGATGTTATGCTTGCGAAGCTGAAGTTTTTGAAATCAGCAAGGCTTTTATTTTTTAGTATTTCAGTATTATATTTTACTTTAAGTACGGTAGCGGCAAGTATGGCGTTCCTGAGTACAAGCTTGGGTAGAGCGATCGCTCAAATACCATCGACACCAGATTCTATACCCTCTGGTGAAAAAACACCATCTCAGGTTAATGTGCTGTTTGTCAACCCAAAGGTTGGAGATGACAGCGCAGGTAATGGCAGCGAATCCGCTCCTGTGAAAACGATTACTCAAGCGTTGCAATTAGCTAACGCCAATACTGTAATTATGCTCTCTACGGGCACTTATAGCGCCGAGACAGGAGAGGAATTTCCCTTAATGCTAAAGCCGGGTATTTCAATTCAAGGCAACCCTAGCAATCAAGGCAAGGATATTATCATTCAGGGTGGTGGTGATTACCTGAGTCGGAGCTTTGCCGGTCAAAATGTCACAATTGTTGGAGCAAATCAAGCTTTATTGACTGGGGTAACGGTGACAAACTCTAACTCTCGTGGTTACGGTTTATGGATTGAATCTAGCAATCCAGTAGTCGCAGAAAATACATTTACTGGCAGTACTCAAGATGGGATTTCCGTCAGCGGTAATGCTGCACCCACTATTACCAAGAATTACTTCGATCGCAATGGAGCCAATGGGATCACAATTTCCGGTAACTCCAGTCCCCAAGTGAAGGAAAATATCTTTCACCAAACGGGTTTTGGGATTAATATTGCTCAAAATGCCGCTCCGATAGTCATCGGCAATCAAATCCAAAATAATAGATCGGGAATTGTGGTGCAAGCAAATGCCCGCCCGATTTTGCGGAATAATTCTATTCAAGATAATAAAGAAGATGGTTTAGTTGCGATCGCTCAATCAATGCCAGATTTGGGTAGTGCATCTGAACCTGGGGGTAATCAATTTCAAAATAATGGCCGCTACGACATTAACGCTAGCGCTGCTAAACAGGTAATTGTTGCTGCTGGTAACAACCTTGTGAGCGATCGCATCACTGGCAAAGTAGATATTGACGGTACAACAGCAATAGCAACCCAAAATTCTCAACCCGCTCCCAACAACGTGTTACGAGAAATACCACCAACTGGAGAAATCACTTTCTCGGCTCCGGAAATCTCTGAAACTACCAATGGGCAAAGCAGCAACAGCATTTCAGCAAATCATCCTGTTTCTACACAATTAAACAGTCAAATGCTGCCATTAGCGCCAGTCAATACATCAGTTTCCACGCCTAGATCCAATCAACAACTCCCCACCTCTGGAGTCGCAGGTTTTCCTACTCCTAGCAGCTTGTCAGGTAGACAAATACCAACTAACACTTCAAGAGTTGCAAATTCCAGTCCAGCACAGCAGTCTGATACACGACAGTTAAATTATGTGCGGATTGATCCTAATACGATTGAGTTTACTGCCCCTGAGTACCCATCCAATCCAGTTGCACAGCAGTCATTACCAATACTAGAAACTTCTGCCCCAGGTGCTTCAGCACTTTTACCACTTCCTAGTCACAATATCCCTATTAGCAATACTCGCAATATGCAAACAAGTTCTGCAAGTATTCCTTATGGCGGTAACTCTGCGACGCAGTTTGGTATACGTTATCGCGTGGTAGTGCCACTAGCAACTGAGAGAGATCAAGATTTAGTGCGATTCCTTGCTCCTGATGCGTTTCCCACAGTTTGGCAAGGTCAAAGAGTTATGCAAGCAGGAGTATTTAACAGCGAATATAATGCTAAAGAAATGCTTAAAACACTTTCTAGCAAAGGTTTAAGAGCTATTGTGGAGCCGTTGAATTAA
- a CDS encoding TVP38/TMEM64 family protein, with protein MRKRVLNSKLKLLLLSCLMVTLIIAAKQLNIQGLLQTSVIWVESLGILGPIAYIVIYNLATLLFVPGSLLTLKGGCLFGVFWGSIYVLIAAIVGATLAFIIGRYLSRDWVSQQMDKHPKFKAIDLAVAKEGWKIVFLTRLCPIFPFNLLNYAFGVTQVSLKDYILGSFGIIPGTVMYVYIGSLAGNLAMINTSHQPITPETQVWQWIMRVVGLIATVAVTVYITKIAQKALAQSVAIEEITTHDKINNNSDI; from the coding sequence ATGAGAAAGCGCGTATTAAATTCTAAACTCAAATTACTGCTGCTAAGTTGCCTGATGGTCACTCTAATAATTGCCGCTAAACAGTTAAACATTCAGGGACTTTTACAAACCTCAGTTATTTGGGTTGAGAGTCTTGGGATTTTAGGGCCTATCGCTTACATAGTCATTTACAACTTGGCAACATTACTGTTTGTACCGGGTTCCCTACTAACGCTCAAAGGTGGTTGTTTGTTTGGAGTATTTTGGGGATCAATATATGTGCTAATTGCTGCAATAGTCGGAGCAACCTTAGCTTTTATCATTGGACGTTACCTGTCACGGGATTGGGTTTCTCAACAAATGGACAAACATCCTAAATTTAAAGCGATTGATTTAGCAGTTGCCAAAGAAGGATGGAAAATTGTCTTTTTGACTCGTCTCTGTCCCATTTTTCCCTTCAATTTATTAAATTATGCTTTTGGAGTTACACAGGTTTCTCTCAAAGACTACATATTAGGTTCCTTCGGTATTATTCCCGGTACTGTGATGTACGTTTATATTGGTTCTTTAGCTGGTAATCTTGCGATGATTAACACGTCTCATCAACCAATCACTCCAGAAACTCAAGTTTGGCAATGGATAATGCGAGTAGTTGGGTTGATTGCTACTGTTGCGGTGACTGTGTATATCACAAAAATTGCTCAGAAAGCATTAGCTCAAAGTGTAGCAATAGAAGAAATAACAACCCATGACAAAATTAACAATAATTCAGATATTTAA
- a CDS encoding mercuric reductase produces MTNSDLERVTVRPMDEYNQKLVSYVHPPNWVNPQPADVYDLVVIGAGTAGLVVAAGAAGLDLGLKVALIEKHLMGGDCLNVGCVPSKTIIRSARIVGEIWDAKDLGVNIPQHNIDVDFPKVMARMRRIRADISHNDSAERFQNLGVDVFLGSGRFASKNTVEVGDKTLRFKKAVIATGARAAQLSIPGIEQAGYLTNETVFSLIQRPEHLAVIGGGPIGCELAQAFRRLGSEVVLFHSGSHLLNKEDAEAAEILQKVLINEGIRVVLNSKLEEVVTVTEGKRLYFSSNGHRDSVTVDEILVGAGRSPNVEGLNLESVGVEYDKRQGVKVNDYLQTTNPKIYAAGDICMNWKFTHAADAAARIVIKNTLFSPFGLGRSKLSSLVMPWVTYTDPEIAHVGLYEHEAQKLGIEVTTIKIPFNSVDRAIADGEESGFLKIHHKKGSDEIIGATILASHAGEMISEVTTAMVNKIGLSKLSSVIHPYPTQAEAIKKAADAYRRTLLTSNTKKLLGFLTKLS; encoded by the coding sequence ATGACAAATTCAGATTTAGAGAGAGTTACAGTTCGTCCAATGGATGAATATAACCAAAAGTTGGTGTCTTACGTCCATCCACCAAATTGGGTTAATCCTCAACCGGCAGATGTTTACGATTTGGTAGTAATTGGGGCTGGTACGGCGGGATTAGTGGTGGCGGCGGGGGCGGCGGGTCTGGACTTGGGTTTAAAGGTGGCGTTGATTGAAAAGCATCTCATGGGTGGAGATTGCTTAAATGTTGGTTGCGTACCATCTAAAACTATTATTCGGTCTGCCCGCATCGTTGGTGAAATTTGGGATGCTAAAGACTTGGGAGTTAATATTCCCCAACATAATATAGATGTTGATTTTCCGAAAGTCATGGCCAGGATGCGGCGAATAAGGGCTGATATCAGCCATAATGACTCGGCGGAGCGGTTTCAAAACTTGGGTGTCGATGTATTTTTGGGTAGCGGTCGATTTGCAAGTAAAAATACTGTGGAAGTTGGCGATAAAACTCTGCGGTTTAAAAAAGCTGTAATTGCAACTGGTGCAAGAGCTGCACAACTGTCGATTCCGGGAATTGAACAGGCCGGTTATCTAACCAATGAGACGGTTTTTTCCCTGATTCAACGACCGGAACATTTGGCGGTGATTGGCGGTGGCCCCATTGGTTGCGAATTGGCGCAAGCTTTCCGCCGTTTGGGTTCTGAGGTGGTACTTTTTCATAGCGGTTCTCATCTTTTAAATAAAGAAGATGCTGAAGCTGCTGAAATTCTCCAAAAGGTTTTGATTAACGAAGGAATTCGCGTAGTTCTCAATTCCAAGTTGGAAGAAGTGGTAACTGTTACTGAGGGGAAACGGCTTTACTTTTCCTCTAATGGTCATCGAGATTCAGTGACAGTAGATGAAATTTTAGTCGGTGCGGGGCGATCGCCAAATGTGGAAGGTTTGAATTTAGAATCAGTAGGGGTGGAATATGACAAGCGTCAAGGTGTCAAGGTAAATGATTACCTCCAGACGACCAATCCCAAAATTTATGCGGCTGGCGATATCTGCATGAACTGGAAGTTTACCCATGCTGCTGATGCGGCGGCGCGGATTGTGATTAAGAATACGCTGTTTTCTCCCTTTGGCTTGGGACGCTCGAAACTCAGTAGTTTGGTGATGCCTTGGGTAACTTATACTGACCCAGAAATTGCCCATGTAGGGTTATATGAACACGAGGCGCAGAAATTGGGTATTGAGGTGACAACAATTAAGATACCTTTTAATAGTGTAGACCGAGCGATCGCAGATGGTGAAGAGTCAGGATTTCTCAAAATCCACCATAAAAAGGGGTCTGATGAAATTATTGGTGCAACTATTCTCGCCAGTCACGCAGGTGAAATGATATCAGAAGTGACTACGGCAATGGTGAATAAAATCGGTTTGAGTAAGTTAAGCAGTGTAATTCATCCTTATCCCACTCAAGCCGAAGCCATTAAAAAAGCAGCTGATGCTTATCGTCGAACACTCCTGACATCAAATACCAAAAAACTGCTGGGATTTTTAACAAAGTTATCTTGA
- a CDS encoding TVP38/TMEM64 family protein, with product MTKLTIIQIFKSIDARNLQKFFSLSVLTLLILAIAFSFNTESALAQESANPNSFNPQAILREALQWIDSLGAVGALAFIALYIIATVAFFPGSILTLGSGVIFGAVWGSLYVFIGATLGATAAFLVGRYLARGWVARKIADNKKFAAIDKAVGKEGLKIVLLTRLSPIFPFNLLNYAFGITGVSLQDYFLGSLGMIPGTIMYVYIGSLAGNLAMIGTEAQPTNPTLQWVIRILGLIATVAVTVYVTRIARKALEEEL from the coding sequence ATGACAAAATTAACAATAATTCAGATATTTAAAAGTATTGATGCCAGAAACTTGCAGAAGTTTTTTAGCTTAAGTGTATTAACATTACTGATATTGGCGATCGCTTTCTCATTCAACACAGAGTCAGCTTTAGCACAAGAATCTGCAAATCCAAATTCTTTCAATCCCCAAGCCATTTTACGGGAAGCCTTGCAGTGGATTGATAGCTTGGGTGCGGTGGGAGCCTTAGCTTTTATAGCCCTTTACATTATCGCTACTGTTGCTTTTTTCCCAGGTTCTATTCTCACTTTGGGTTCTGGTGTGATTTTTGGTGCAGTTTGGGGTTCTCTCTACGTGTTCATTGGTGCAACCCTTGGCGCTACAGCTGCTTTCCTTGTGGGACGTTATTTAGCTAGGGGTTGGGTTGCTCGGAAAATCGCAGATAACAAAAAATTTGCCGCCATTGATAAAGCAGTAGGTAAAGAAGGATTAAAAATTGTCCTGTTAACGCGACTGTCCCCTATATTTCCTTTTAATTTGCTGAACTATGCTTTTGGTATTACAGGAGTTTCACTTCAAGATTACTTCCTCGGCTCTCTAGGCATGATTCCCGGAACCATTATGTACGTTTATATTGGTTCTCTTGCAGGTAATCTGGCCATGATTGGCACTGAGGCTCAACCTACTAACCCGACTTTACAATGGGTAATTCGCATTTTGGGTTTGATTGCGACGGTCGCTGTAACAGTTTATGTAACCCGGATTGCACGCAAAGCTTTAGAAGAAGAATTGTAG
- a CDS encoding TIGR04283 family arsenosugar biosynthesis glycosyltransferase: MSQNIGAVTISIIIPVLNEAGNIKEAISTTAFSTKCYANATTKPSANIEVIVVDAGSEDETVEIAQSLGVKVISSSPGRAAQMNAGAVAASGDILLFLHADTRLPTGFDEMICTALQHSGTVAGAFNLRIDASLLSLRWVEWGVKMRSHFWQMPYGDQAIFLTKDVFQQIGGFPELPIMEDFELIRQLKHTGRIVIIPTPVVTSARRWLQKGVLKTTLLNQIVIVAYLLGVSPERIRSWYRREKFKRI; this comes from the coding sequence ATGAGTCAGAATATTGGCGCTGTCACAATTTCTATTATTATTCCGGTACTCAATGAAGCGGGAAATATCAAAGAAGCAATATCTACGACAGCCTTCTCTACGAAATGCTATGCCAACGCAACTACAAAACCCAGTGCAAATATAGAAGTGATTGTCGTAGATGCTGGTTCAGAGGATGAAACTGTGGAAATTGCTCAGTCATTAGGTGTTAAAGTTATCTCGTCATCTCCCGGTCGTGCTGCTCAAATGAATGCGGGTGCTGTTGCAGCTAGCGGAGATATTCTGCTATTTCTCCATGCAGATACACGTTTGCCGACTGGGTTTGATGAGATGATTTGTACAGCACTACAGCATTCGGGGACTGTGGCTGGTGCATTTAACTTGCGAATTGATGCGTCACTTTTAAGTTTACGATGGGTGGAGTGGGGAGTAAAAATGCGATCGCATTTTTGGCAAATGCCTTATGGCGACCAAGCAATTTTTTTAACAAAAGACGTATTTCAGCAAATTGGTGGCTTTCCTGAATTGCCCATCATGGAAGACTTTGAACTCATACGACAGTTGAAACACACTGGACGCATTGTAATTATCCCCACACCAGTTGTTACCTCAGCCCGTAGATGGTTGCAAAAGGGAGTATTAAAAACCACCCTACTTAATCAAATAGTAATTGTTGCTTATTTACTCGGCGTTTCACCTGAGCGAATTCGTAGCTGGTATCGCCGAGAAAAATTTAAGAGAATTTAA